From a single bacterium genomic region:
- a CDS encoding ATP-binding protein — protein sequence MELKSNQGGAPDTVDLEIRCPIETRVLSLLRCIVTSMSEQAGFSDEEIGEIEMAVDEACTNVVRHAYKHLGLSPDFEEAPENFHAPRLPNGDNGENGDQKNCCVLKMRITLGDQMIRFRIIDHGQGMDPGPHGVHDVEEYVAKEGRGGLGSLIIRNFMDEVKYDFPAGKGTVLTMTKYVRAAEAEA from the coding sequence ATGGAATTGAAGTCCAACCAGGGTGGAGCGCCGGACACCGTCGACCTGGAAATTCGTTGCCCAATTGAAACTCGAGTTCTTTCCCTGCTCCGGTGCATCGTCACATCGATGTCGGAGCAGGCTGGATTTTCAGACGAAGAAATCGGCGAAATCGAAATGGCCGTCGACGAGGCCTGCACAAACGTCGTCCGCCATGCCTACAAGCACCTTGGCCTGTCGCCCGATTTCGAAGAAGCGCCTGAGAACTTTCACGCGCCGCGATTGCCAAACGGCGACAATGGCGAAAACGGCGACCAGAAGAACTGCTGCGTTCTGAAAATGAGAATCACCCTTGGCGACCAGATGATTCGCTTCCGCATCATCGACCACGGCCAAGGCATGGACCCCGGACCGCACGGCGTCCACGACGTCGAGGAGTATGTTGCGAAGGAGGGCAGGGGCGGACTCGGCAGCTTGATCATTCGAAACTTCATGGACGAGGTGAAGTACGATTTCCCCGCAGGCAAGGGAACCGTCCTGACGATGACCAAGTACGTTCGCGCCGCCGAAGCGGAGGCTTGA
- a CDS encoding pseudouridine-5'-phosphate glycosidase, whose protein sequence is MIDLKDILEVRPHVQEALDAGDPVVALESTIITHGLPRPANLETARGCEEIVREAGATPATIGIIRGKLIVGLEDAEIGRLANADEVVKTNLSNLGTALSRGGYGATSVSTTIHAAALAGLSVAATGGIGGVHRGFEQTMDISSDLTALTRTDIVLVSAGAKSILDVAATREQLETRGVPVVGYKTDWFPLFYSPGQDIPVDGRFDEFGDIVQAYLTHRMLGIGSSMMVVANPPEEDAIPADLMNKIVARAVDDAKKEEIHGRGVTPFVLQRVKELTEGDSLRANLALIRNNCRIAAGIAVELSNQRKAAEA, encoded by the coding sequence ATGATCGATCTGAAAGACATTCTGGAAGTCAGACCCCACGTGCAGGAGGCCCTGGATGCAGGCGACCCCGTCGTGGCGTTAGAGTCCACCATCATTACGCACGGGTTGCCGCGGCCGGCAAACCTGGAAACGGCCCGCGGATGCGAGGAGATCGTCCGCGAAGCTGGTGCGACGCCGGCAACGATCGGCATCATCCGCGGCAAGCTGATCGTGGGCCTCGAGGACGCTGAGATCGGGCGCCTCGCCAACGCGGATGAAGTCGTCAAAACGAACTTGAGCAATCTGGGTACGGCGCTGTCTCGCGGTGGCTACGGCGCCACCAGCGTCAGCACCACCATCCACGCCGCGGCCCTGGCTGGGCTGTCTGTGGCGGCCACCGGCGGGATCGGCGGAGTGCATCGCGGCTTCGAGCAAACGATGGACATTTCCTCCGACCTGACGGCTCTGACGCGCACTGACATCGTTCTGGTTTCCGCCGGCGCGAAGAGCATTCTGGATGTGGCTGCCACCCGCGAACAGCTTGAAACGCGCGGCGTTCCGGTCGTTGGATACAAAACGGACTGGTTCCCGCTATTCTACTCGCCCGGACAGGACATCCCCGTCGACGGGCGCTTCGACGAGTTCGGCGACATTGTCCAGGCCTACCTGACACATCGGATGCTCGGGATTGGCTCGTCAATGATGGTCGTCGCGAATCCGCCGGAGGAAGACGCCATCCCGGCAGACTTGATGAACAAGATCGTCGCTCGCGCCGTCGATGATGCGAAAAAAGAAGAGATCCACGGCCGCGGCGTCACGCCATTCGTTCTCCAGCGCGTCAAGGAACTGACCGAAGGAGACAGCCTGCGGGCTAACCTGGCGCTGATCCGGAACAACTGCCGAATCGCCGCGGGAATCGCGGTCGAACTCTCGAATCAACGGAAGGCCGCCGAGGCGTGA
- a CDS encoding ATP-binding protein: MPVSNLQDLLRVLKAADEGSLLGTEEADWVDFKGQPYWIPDASKEEILKGQTELAKDVAAFANQRGGAIIIGVKTKKTPGARREEAESVSRVPFALVDKERYREAIARLTYPPIRDVEIAWCFDDREAGLLYIVTPQAISSSFPILVTRTEVAFSRKDVFLCVPIRLGESTDRMDAAELHSEIQIGRVLRQQGVEQPRMSEPEDWAKEREDLLRELVSTLAAHDAPYFYLEAWPFQRASLELRNRFGADPLTRYLREPRQIREHGFGWRPYSDPRRLACGGLLYKGGSHAFALSKRGILVGMVRIDPDGMTWGNEERAINPLTLVEMTLCFFQVFEDIHQLAETGGKEYWAAFGMRNLIDDDPILLPPGPLSRHGSGRFPAAKPEGAELIGTDIAWVPQEAPSVSFRILDRIYDFFGLDTRKIPYVEDGRVTPEAFKGINW, from the coding sequence ATGCCTGTTTCGAACTTACAGGATTTGCTTCGTGTATTGAAGGCAGCCGACGAAGGCAGTCTGCTTGGTACTGAAGAGGCCGATTGGGTGGATTTCAAGGGTCAGCCATATTGGATACCCGACGCGTCAAAGGAAGAGATTCTCAAGGGACAGACTGAACTCGCAAAGGACGTGGCTGCTTTCGCCAACCAGAGGGGCGGAGCCATCATAATCGGGGTGAAGACCAAAAAGACCCCAGGTGCCAGGAGGGAGGAAGCGGAGTCGGTATCCCGCGTTCCTTTTGCGTTAGTTGACAAAGAGCGATATCGAGAGGCGATCGCTCGCCTCACCTATCCTCCGATTCGAGATGTGGAAATCGCATGGTGTTTCGATGATAGAGAGGCTGGCCTCTTATACATTGTCACGCCGCAGGCAATTTCTTCGAGCTTTCCTATCCTGGTAACGAGAACAGAGGTCGCATTCTCCCGAAAAGACGTATTCCTCTGCGTTCCAATACGACTCGGTGAATCGACGGATCGCATGGATGCGGCTGAGTTGCACAGTGAGATTCAAATCGGACGAGTATTACGGCAACAAGGTGTTGAACAACCGCGAATGTCCGAACCTGAAGACTGGGCCAAGGAGCGGGAGGACTTGCTGCGGGAGCTTGTAAGTACCTTGGCTGCGCATGACGCTCCGTACTTCTACTTAGAAGCTTGGCCATTTCAGAGGGCGTCCTTGGAACTCAGAAACAGATTTGGGGCAGATCCTTTGACTCGGTACCTTAGAGAACCAAGGCAGATCAGAGAGCATGGCTTCGGTTGGAGGCCATACTCAGATCCCCGGCGATTGGCATGCGGGGGACTACTCTACAAAGGAGGTTCGCACGCATTCGCATTGTCAAAGAGAGGCATCCTGGTCGGAATGGTGAGAATAGACCCGGATGGAATGACCTGGGGGAATGAAGAGCGTGCCATTAATCCGCTAACGCTTGTTGAGATGACACTGTGCTTCTTTCAGGTTTTCGAGGACATCCATCAACTCGCCGAGACGGGAGGAAAGGAATACTGGGCTGCATTTGGAATGAGGAATCTCATCGATGATGATCCTATACTGCTGCCGCCCGGACCATTGAGTCGCCATGGATCGGGGCGCTTTCCTGCGGCGAAGCCCGAAGGCGCCGAACTCATCGGAACCGATATTGCATGGGTCCCACAGGAGGCTCCTTCCGTTTCCTTCAGGATACTTGACCGCATCTACGATTTCTTCGGTTTGGATACACGAAAGATCCCCTATGTCGAAGATGGCAGGGTTACCCCGGAAGCTTTCAAGGGAATCAACTGGTAG
- a CDS encoding STAS domain-containing protein — MKNYDLQIHPDDGSTNYRKVDVIGCLDSHTVVGFEKSLHNLLDEGVSRVMINLSDLSYISSAGISALMGLTHRLRKNGGDLVLLKPTEKVHRVFRTLGFTNIFKIVEEEADVEGAFPNPNAAPQ, encoded by the coding sequence GTGAAAAACTACGATCTTCAGATTCACCCCGACGACGGATCGACCAACTATCGCAAGGTCGACGTTATCGGATGTCTCGATAGCCACACGGTCGTGGGGTTCGAGAAGTCTCTCCACAACCTGCTGGACGAGGGAGTGTCCCGGGTGATGATCAACCTGTCCGACCTCAGCTACATCTCGTCGGCAGGCATCAGCGCGTTGATGGGATTGACGCACCGCCTGCGCAAGAATGGAGGGGATCTCGTTCTGCTCAAGCCGACCGAGAAGGTGCATCGGGTCTTCCGGACCCTGGGCTTCACAAACATCTTCAAGATCGTTGAAGAGGAAGCCGACGTCGAAGGCGCTTTCCCCAATCCGAACGCCGCGCCGCAGTAG
- a CDS encoding DUF4386 domain-containing protein, which yields MPTSAIDESQCRAARPAGVTLILAIVIVVVSNYSVNFRYIVPDIAETARNMVEHATLFRLNIFFNLLYIVTLVLMSTSLYVVLKPVNKNLALTAMFFRLLYAGMWGIIALNTLGAMRLLDDADFLRAFETGQLHALSQLHLRSSWDAYYVALPFWGLASTVCSMLLFKSKYIPRALAAFGIASAAWCAFCALTYIIFPDYGKIVHIGFFDVPLTLFEIVLGFWLLLKGLRPPGIAGLDKAAA from the coding sequence ATGCCAACCAGTGCAATCGACGAGTCGCAGTGCAGGGCCGCCAGACCGGCGGGAGTCACTCTGATCCTCGCCATTGTGATCGTTGTTGTCTCCAACTACAGCGTCAACTTCCGGTACATCGTTCCCGATATCGCGGAGACCGCCCGGAACATGGTGGAACATGCGACGCTGTTTCGTCTCAACATCTTCTTCAACCTGCTCTACATCGTGACCCTCGTGCTGATGTCCACGTCGCTGTATGTGGTACTGAAGCCGGTGAACAAGAACCTCGCCCTGACGGCGATGTTCTTCAGGCTTCTGTATGCCGGGATGTGGGGGATCATTGCGCTCAATACGCTGGGCGCGATGCGACTTCTGGATGACGCCGATTTCCTGCGAGCGTTCGAGACAGGCCAGTTGCACGCATTGTCGCAGCTTCACCTTCGCAGCAGTTGGGACGCGTATTACGTTGCCTTGCCGTTCTGGGGATTGGCCTCCACCGTTTGCAGCATGCTGCTGTTCAAGTCGAAGTACATCCCCAGGGCACTCGCTGCCTTCGGGATTGCCTCAGCGGCGTGGTGCGCGTTCTGCGCACTCACCTACATCATCTTCCCCGACTACGGGAAGATTGTCCACATCGGCTTCTTCGACGTGCCGCTGACGCTCTTCGAAATCGTGCTGGGCTTCTGGCTGCTGCTGAAAGGTCTGCGCCCCCCGGGGATCGCCGGCCTAGACAAGGCGGCTGCGTGA
- a CDS encoding SpoIIE family protein phosphatase, whose protein sequence is MDSLLIPVVLLCFAAGITYIVKLKRRLWFANYQIQNRDRERHTVFSFLNEIGERITKRVDLEETFELVVDFCMNATKADAGAIFVKDDDDDKIIQARVVQGLFPPLHETTTDKLISKRKYLADYVKKEKLRVGEGVIGLVAQTGEAILIPDASTDKRVPKSAGEIVRLEGLILAPLVVRGVVLGVLVLINKREDGQTFNEVDRDLVTALADQAAVTLDIVRLYEELAEKQRLEQELKIAHDFQALLLPREMPKLPEAVIHGFSQPALEVGGDYFDFVEVDEEHLGVVIGDVSGKGIPGALVMATLRSTLRAEAPGDLSPRAVLSRVNEHIMRDTKENVFITVTYGILNRTTGSFRFARAGHEPTITVSPEDSTVKLYSPNGIVLGLVTGDAFEITEEEEISAKDAGIVVLYTDGVPEAMNEQREEYGEKRFQSVLQRSAGTSPQQLIGNVMEDIGRFTGGIPQHDDITLVVMQWRGNDAA, encoded by the coding sequence GTGGACTCATTACTGATTCCCGTCGTCTTGCTCTGCTTTGCCGCCGGCATCACGTACATCGTGAAGCTGAAGCGACGGCTGTGGTTCGCCAATTACCAGATACAGAACCGGGATCGCGAACGCCATACGGTGTTCAGTTTCCTCAACGAGATCGGCGAGCGCATCACCAAGCGCGTTGATCTGGAGGAGACGTTCGAGCTCGTCGTGGACTTCTGCATGAACGCCACCAAGGCCGATGCCGGGGCGATTTTCGTCAAAGATGACGACGATGACAAGATCATCCAGGCGCGCGTGGTCCAGGGCCTTTTCCCGCCGCTGCACGAAACGACCACCGATAAGCTGATCTCCAAGCGCAAGTACCTGGCCGACTACGTCAAGAAAGAGAAGCTCCGGGTCGGCGAAGGTGTGATCGGTCTGGTTGCCCAGACGGGCGAGGCCATCCTGATTCCGGACGCGTCGACCGACAAGCGCGTGCCGAAGTCCGCCGGCGAGATCGTGCGACTGGAGGGCCTGATCCTGGCGCCGCTCGTGGTCCGCGGCGTCGTCCTGGGCGTTCTGGTCCTGATCAACAAGCGCGAAGACGGGCAGACTTTCAACGAAGTCGACCGCGATCTGGTCACAGCGCTGGCCGACCAGGCCGCCGTGACCCTCGATATCGTCCGCCTGTACGAGGAACTGGCCGAGAAGCAGCGCCTTGAGCAGGAATTGAAGATCGCACACGATTTCCAGGCCCTTCTGCTGCCGCGCGAGATGCCGAAACTGCCGGAGGCCGTTATCCATGGCTTCAGCCAGCCGGCTCTGGAGGTCGGCGGCGACTACTTCGACTTCGTCGAGGTCGACGAGGAGCATCTGGGCGTCGTGATCGGCGACGTCAGCGGCAAAGGCATTCCCGGGGCGCTGGTCATGGCTACGTTGCGCAGCACCCTGCGCGCCGAGGCCCCTGGCGATCTGTCCCCGCGGGCAGTGCTATCGCGCGTGAATGAGCATATTATGCGCGACACCAAAGAGAACGTGTTCATCACGGTCACTTACGGCATATTGAACAGGACAACCGGAAGTTTCCGCTTTGCCCGCGCCGGACATGAGCCCACAATCACCGTTTCGCCGGAGGATTCGACGGTGAAGCTCTACTCTCCGAACGGGATTGTTCTCGGCCTCGTCACTGGCGATGCCTTCGAGATCACCGAAGAAGAGGAAATCAGCGCCAAGGATGCCGGAATTGTCGTCCTTTACACGGACGGGGTTCCTGAGGCAATGAATGAGCAGAGAGAAGAGTACGGCGAAAAGCGCTTCCAGAGCGTCTTGCAGCGCAGTGCGGGGACAAGCCCGCAGCAGTTGATTGGCAATGTGATGGAGGATATCGGCCGCTTCACCGGCGGGATTCCACAGCATGACGACATTACGCTTGTCGTGATGCAATGGCGCGGTAATGATGCGGCTTGA
- a CDS encoding ORF6N domain-containing protein, translating into MPKKSSPTTPLRQIDKVIHTVRGQQVMLDEDLAALYEVETRVLNQAVKRNSERFPEDFMFQFTEEEWSNLRSQSVTSSYGGRRYLPRVFTQEGVAMLSSVLRSKRAVEVNVEIMRAFVRYRQLIVAHGELTKKLEAIEREFGGRLDSHDEKFRMLAAAVRMLRDELRGGSASSQSPAPGKSRRRIGFHHDEGESD; encoded by the coding sequence ATGCCCAAGAAGTCTTCCCCAACGACCCCACTTCGCCAGATCGATAAGGTCATCCATACCGTCCGAGGCCAGCAGGTCATGCTCGATGAGGATCTTGCGGCACTCTACGAGGTGGAAACGAGGGTTCTGAATCAAGCGGTGAAACGCAACAGCGAGCGATTCCCGGAAGACTTCATGTTCCAGTTCACAGAAGAGGAGTGGAGCAACTTGAGATCACAATCTGTGACCTCAAGTTACGGCGGGCGGCGGTACCTCCCCAGGGTCTTCACTCAGGAGGGCGTGGCCATGCTCTCGAGTGTCCTTCGGAGCAAGCGTGCGGTCGAAGTGAATGTGGAGATCATGCGAGCATTTGTGCGCTATCGTCAGTTGATTGTCGCCCACGGCGAATTGACCAAGAAGCTGGAGGCTATCGAGCGCGAATTCGGCGGTCGTTTAGACAGTCACGACGAGAAATTCCGCATGCTCGCGGCGGCCGTGAGGATGCTACGTGACGAACTGCGCGGTGGTTCCGCCAGTTCGCAGTCACCTGCGCCCGGGAAGAGCCGACGGAGAATCGGCTTCCATCACGACGAGGGAGAATCGGACTAA
- a CDS encoding glycosyltransferase family 4 protein, which yields MKRRTFGRGTRTLILNHNLRERGTYFRAWKIARCLADRGHRVSFITTGDGWYRPRVGRRQGIRTFETPSWSFVHGPDGGWSPLGLIWRLLWVLTHRVDLVYCFSHKPIDQFPARLARLLWGAYWIADWCDLWGGPGLFALNRDLRGPAETRRDRISDRVEILDAALERAAVRGCDLLTVISTDLARRAQKLGVPRAHIHLMVSGADLENIKPLPRDECRKQLELDSDATIIGYIANWFPDEGLLLDALEHIFAAHPEVELLVAGPPFRAPQDELRRRGIDRNTRHLGRLPFARIPVFLGASDVLLLPLRNSAFNRSRWPNKIGDHLAAGRPQVASRVGDVGPLMDKFEIGIGTGTSAAAFADGVIELIENPPRREALGKNARRVAERHFAWSRIVDRLVQAMR from the coding sequence GTGAAACGCAGGACCTTCGGTCGCGGCACACGCACTCTGATTCTGAATCACAACCTGCGCGAACGGGGGACGTACTTCCGTGCGTGGAAGATTGCGCGGTGTTTGGCCGACCGGGGCCATCGCGTTTCATTCATCACGACCGGGGACGGCTGGTACCGTCCTCGTGTTGGGCGTCGCCAGGGCATTCGCACTTTCGAAACGCCGAGTTGGAGTTTCGTCCACGGCCCGGACGGCGGGTGGTCGCCATTGGGATTGATCTGGCGACTGCTTTGGGTTCTGACGCATCGCGTCGACCTGGTGTATTGCTTCTCGCACAAGCCCATCGATCAGTTCCCTGCTCGGCTGGCACGTCTGCTGTGGGGGGCGTACTGGATTGCCGACTGGTGCGACTTGTGGGGTGGGCCGGGACTGTTTGCTCTGAATCGCGACCTGCGCGGTCCGGCGGAGACGCGTCGCGATCGGATCTCCGATCGTGTGGAAATTCTCGACGCGGCGCTTGAACGAGCCGCCGTGCGCGGTTGCGATTTGCTGACGGTGATCAGTACCGATCTTGCCCGGCGCGCACAGAAGCTCGGCGTTCCACGCGCGCACATTCACCTGATGGTCAGTGGAGCGGACTTGGAGAACATCAAGCCTCTGCCGCGCGATGAATGCCGAAAGCAACTCGAACTCGATTCCGATGCGACGATCATTGGCTACATCGCAAACTGGTTCCCGGACGAAGGCCTCCTGCTCGATGCGCTCGAACACATCTTCGCCGCGCACCCGGAGGTCGAGTTACTCGTCGCAGGCCCTCCGTTTCGTGCACCGCAGGATGAGCTACGCCGCCGCGGCATTGATCGCAACACCCGGCATCTTGGGCGTTTGCCCTTTGCGCGCATTCCCGTCTTCCTGGGAGCGTCGGACGTCTTGCTGTTGCCGCTAAGGAACTCGGCGTTCAATCGCAGCCGTTGGCCGAACAAGATTGGCGATCATCTCGCAGCCGGCCGCCCGCAAGTTGCCAGTCGCGTCGGCGATGTCGGACCGTTGATGGACAAGTTTGAAATCGGGATTGGAACGGGAACATCCGCCGCGGCGTTCGCTGACGGCGTCATTGAACTCATCGAGAATCCGCCGCGCCGGGAAGCTCTCGGCAAGAACGCGCGCCGCGTGGCAGAACGTCATTTCGCCTGGTCGCGCATCGTGGATCGACTTGTGCAGGCGATGCGCTGA
- a CDS encoding VCBS repeat-containing protein — protein MLAITLLISRTVWAVVLDTPTQVGPEYNGEFIQVADVDGDGDEDMIASSRVLGYEMFGSAVAIYKNNGAGVFGDRELYETETLIICLLAADIDKDGAIDIVGGSITAPLLWLMKGNGDGTFNAPVPIDLLPFGGNPRAIAADDIDHDGDVDLAICSADNGVYVLLNEGVDTFAIGFVVPLEIDGVYSGVVTSRLNDDDYPDLIVSNGADHSMRVFLSDSSGSPTLSATLPIVLGISAYSPPVLDANDDGRPDIVAGYNPPMLFLGNGDGTFQDGIVLSGNMRFLDLAVADMNEDGREDIVASAGIYGTAVFLANNEGFFNPPAYYARYGIDGPIFVPKRVNVADMDGDGHLDVTEDGIVVLYGRGDGSLSSYPLSVEIGDHEEGVQLADMDRDGHLDLIATDEDANTLSISEGLGNGFFGAPKVQAWEGDLHAMADLNNDGWQDLFATQASTNNLFIQLGTGPGTFGPATVVREHTAPEDHFVTDMDGDGNLDLVPLDFHNIIILPGNGDGTFGAPIKSPDIFLDPLFAFKAADLNNDGYKDIVVTALQAMRTILNSSDGAMTLTTPVYTPDTFQDFVLGDFNEDTFPDMAGIARLGDVMSVFIGNGDGTFSERVDYTTYGGPTSIVSEDFDGDGHIDLAAMAGRNRLDLFLGNGDGTFQIPVSCVTLRGEGKLLAGDFDEDGDIDLLSESNIREDVVVIFNRTIRPEYNQPLVGLMAR, from the coding sequence ATGCTGGCAATTACTCTGCTGATTTCGCGAACTGTCTGGGCGGTGGTTCTGGATACCCCCACCCAGGTCGGGCCGGAATACAACGGCGAGTTCATTCAGGTAGCCGACGTCGATGGCGATGGCGATGAGGACATGATCGCATCAAGCCGAGTTCTTGGGTACGAGATGTTTGGATCGGCCGTCGCGATCTACAAGAACAATGGTGCGGGGGTCTTTGGAGATCGCGAGCTCTACGAGACAGAGACCCTGATCATTTGCCTCCTGGCGGCGGATATCGACAAGGATGGCGCGATCGACATTGTTGGGGGCAGTATTACGGCTCCGCTACTGTGGCTGATGAAAGGGAACGGCGATGGCACGTTCAATGCGCCCGTCCCGATCGATCTTCTCCCGTTCGGGGGGAACCCGCGGGCGATCGCAGCCGACGACATCGATCACGATGGAGATGTCGATCTGGCAATCTGTAGCGCTGATAACGGAGTATACGTGCTGCTTAATGAAGGGGTCGATACATTCGCAATCGGTTTCGTCGTACCCCTGGAAATCGACGGAGTGTATTCCGGTGTTGTTACAAGTCGATTAAATGACGATGATTATCCCGACTTGATTGTCTCCAACGGTGCCGATCACTCGATGCGTGTCTTTCTTTCGGATAGCTCCGGTAGTCCAACGCTGTCCGCAACATTGCCGATCGTCTTGGGAATATCAGCATACAGTCCCCCCGTTCTTGATGCGAACGACGATGGCCGGCCCGATATCGTCGCGGGGTATAATCCGCCGATGCTGTTCCTGGGCAACGGCGACGGTACGTTTCAAGATGGGATCGTGCTGTCTGGGAATATGCGGTTTCTCGATCTCGCCGTCGCCGATATGAACGAGGATGGTCGGGAAGATATTGTGGCCTCTGCCGGAATCTACGGAACGGCCGTGTTCCTTGCGAACAATGAGGGGTTCTTCAATCCGCCGGCCTATTACGCACGATATGGCATCGATGGGCCGATTTTTGTTCCCAAGCGAGTGAATGTCGCCGACATGGATGGGGACGGCCATTTGGATGTCACTGAGGATGGAATCGTGGTTCTCTATGGCCGCGGCGACGGGTCGCTGAGTTCCTACCCGCTCAGCGTAGAGATCGGCGACCATGAGGAAGGAGTTCAACTGGCGGACATGGATCGCGATGGACATCTGGACCTAATTGCGACGGACGAAGACGCCAATACGCTCTCAATTTCAGAAGGTCTCGGAAACGGATTCTTCGGCGCCCCGAAGGTCCAGGCCTGGGAAGGCGATCTGCACGCTATGGCCGATCTGAACAACGATGGCTGGCAGGATCTTTTTGCCACGCAAGCCTCCACGAACAATTTGTTCATTCAGTTGGGGACAGGTCCCGGGACCTTCGGGCCAGCCACTGTGGTCAGAGAGCACACTGCGCCGGAAGACCACTTTGTGACAGACATGGACGGCGATGGGAATTTGGACCTCGTGCCACTTGATTTCCATAATATCATCATTCTTCCTGGGAACGGAGACGGAACCTTCGGCGCCCCGATCAAGTCTCCTGATATTTTCCTGGATCCGCTGTTTGCTTTCAAAGCAGCAGATCTGAACAATGATGGCTACAAGGATATTGTAGTAACAGCCCTGCAGGCGATGCGCACGATCTTGAATTCCAGTGATGGGGCGATGACGCTCACAACGCCCGTGTACACTCCAGACACCTTCCAGGATTTCGTGTTGGGCGACTTCAATGAAGACACATTCCCCGATATGGCCGGAATAGCACGGCTTGGCGACGTCATGTCTGTCTTCATTGGGAATGGAGATGGGACATTCAGTGAACGGGTCGACTATACGACCTATGGGGGCCCGACCTCGATTGTCTCGGAGGACTTCGATGGCGACGGTCACATCGATCTGGCCGCTATGGCAGGACGCAACAGGCTCGATCTGTTTCTTGGGAATGGAGATGGGACCTTCCAGATTCCAGTAAGCTGCGTGACACTTCGCGGCGAAGGCAAACTGCTCGCTGGCGACTTCGACGAGGATGGAGACATCGATCTGCTCTCCGAAAGCAACATTCGGGAAGACGTGGTCGTAATCTTCAACCGCACCATCCGCCCGGAGTATAACCAGCCACTGGTGGGGTTGATGGCGCGTTAG